The genomic region GTGCTTTGCGACAGCGTTCGCCGTACTGCAAAATTCGCTAATACTGCCGGAGGTCCAGGGGACTTCGTCTTAAGTGGAGTCAGTGTGGTTAACGGTGCCCAAACAGTGGCTGCGATGCATGCTGCCGTTAAGCAGGCGCCCGAGGTGGCAGCCTCAGGTCGGGTGTGGGTGCGCCTCATCTCGCTTGAAGATTGCCCCGACGGTTTCGCCACCGAAGTGACGCAGGCGACCAACACGCAGAACCAGGTCAAGGCCCGTGATTACGCCGCGCTTGACGAACGGCAGTCGAAACTGCGAGATGACTTCGCCCTGTCGCTGCAGAAGGCTTACGTGTACAAGCGTGGTGACACAGACCCTGCGCCTGATGCTGGATGCTCCATCGTTGAGGCTGCCACCGCTCTGTCCTGTGCTCATCGGAACCCAGAGTTGGCGATGCGCGCAAAGCAGAACCAGGAACTCCTGTGGGAATTCGGCACGAACGGAAGCTATCGTCTGCTCTTTGGTTCTCAGCCGAGTGCTTATCGAGTGTGGCGATCTGTCCTGCTCCTCCGGGCTGTTCAAGCGCACCTGAGCGAAGGCGCTCGGACTCGAGAAGGGCGAGCAGTTCAGGTTTCTGAACATGGTGACCTGCTGATAGTTCACCTGGTTATGCAGCAACTTGCCGACGAACCTTTCGATGACCAAAACGCTGATTGGCGACCCGTGCTGGATCGAGCCGTGGACCTATCGGAAATCGCGCTTGAATGGTTGATCCATCATTTTGATGCCGAGTACCCGGCAAGCTCCGCTCTGGTCACGTTCAAGCATCCACAAAAATGTCGCCAGCTAGTAGCTTTGGTGCTCGAATCTCTTCGAAGTGGCCAGCCGCGTCCGGATCTTCCTGCCGAATACAGTCCCACGCCAAGAGAGACCGAACGGAAGGCGGCAGCGGTCGTTGTCATCGTCAACTCGGGCCGCGTGGCCGACGGTGCGCCGGTGGAATTCCGGCCGGTGACCAGCCCGGAACGGAAAGCCTTGTTGCCATGGATCGACGAAGACCCGCGACGAGGGCAGGCCACTTGGGTGAACGACCGACGTCGGCCGCTGCTGTGGGCTGCGGACGGCGAGCAATATTCGCCGACAGGGTTAACCATGAAGATGCTGAAGACGGCGCCGGGCGAGCCGCCGAAGGCCGTTCAGGGAACGACACGATGGTTCGTGCCAGGGTCGGGTTCGTTGGCGCAAATTGCTGCGGAGATCCGCTCCACAGAGATCGATTAGCTTCCTGGCGACTGCCCTTGCCGCGTAACGGCGGCAGGTGCATTGCTGCCAGAGAAGCTGCCTCGGTCGTCCCATGGAGTCGATCGGCAGGTGTTGGGCGCGGCCATGTAATCGGTCTAGTTGAGCGAGATGCCGCCCCGTTGGTCTCCGCGCCTGGCATGTGGGCTCTCGGTCCGCCTGTCCCCGGCGAGCTTTCGAGAGCTCAGCGGGTGATGCGGATGGTCTGTTCGAAGTTCGCGTAGTCACAGCCGTTGTCGCCGCAGACCTCGGCGTTTCCGCCGATCAGCGCCTCGCCGTTGTGCAGGACGCGCCCACCCTCCGACACCCACGCCCGGCCGGTCGCGGTTCGCGGTTCACCGGCGCAGGAGAGGGGTGCCCAGCCGGAGGCGTACGCCACAGTGTTGCCCGAGCGCTGCCTGATGATCAGCTCGGTGCCGCCGGACATGCCGGCCGGGCAGGTGACGGTGAGGGTGATGTCCAGGGCGACGCCCTTCGCGACGAGGGTCGCGGACGTGACCTCGATGGTGCTCGCCGCGCTCGCCGGCGACGGCGTCAGCAGGGCGAACAGTGACAACCCGAGCAGGGCGATGGTGGTGGTGATGCGGCGCACGGCGGTTCTCCTTGTCCGGAGTGGGTGCTTACCTGCGGTCACCGTAGCCGTCGGCGGTGCTCACATCCATCAATCGATAGTGGATTGTTCAGTGGACGTGCGCTCGATGATGACGACCGGGATCTCGCGGTCGGTCTCCTTCTCGTAGCGGGCGTACGTCGGGAAGACCTCCGTCATCACCGGCCACAACCGGACCCGCTCCTCGGCGGTCGCCGTACGCGCCCGAGCGGCGAACCGTTCGGCACCCACCTGGATGTCCACTCTCGGATCCGCGCTGAGGTTCAAATACCAGGCGGGGTGCCTGGCCGAACCCCCGTTGGACGCGACCAGCACGTGGTCGTCGCCGTCGCGGCCGTACATCAACGCGGTGCGGCGCAGCTTGCCCGACCGGCGTCCGCGGGTGGTGAGCAGCAGCGAGGGTACGCCGTGGAAGGTGCCCCCGTCGGCGCCGTCGGTCTCGACGTAGCGCCGGATGTGGCTGGCGACCCAGCCGACCGGGCTGTCCTCGATCGTCTCGTGCTGGTCCTGCGCGGTCACGCCATCCCCTCCGTCATCGAACCCGGGCCGGTCGATCAGCCCTGTCGATCATATGTGGAGGTTCGCGTGGCGTGGCCGCGTCGTGCGGGGCGTGGAGAAGGGGCGCGGGCCGCTGGTGACGGAAAGAGGTCAGCCGCGCGAGCGCGGTAGGCAGCACTTCTTGTACTTCGCGCCCGAGCCGCACCAGCAGGCGTCGTTGCGGCCGGGCGGCCAGGACGTCAGGCCCACCTCGTCGAGGCTGTCGGCGTACCCGTCGAGGGTTTCCTCGTCGATGGGGTCGTCGCCGGCGAAGGCAGCCAGGCCCTCGACGGTGCCGGCGACCACGCCCAGGTCCGCGCCGGCCAACCCGGACGCCTCGGTGAGCGCGCGTTCGATCTGGGCGCGGTGCTCGTCCCGCGTCTTCGGGTAGCTGTCGACAAGCGCGGGCCAGCGCGTCAGCAACGCGGTGAACTCGGCCTCCGGCCAGAACAGCAGCGTCGCCGGGCCGTCGTCGAGCGCCTCAAGGGCGTGGCTGCTCGCGGCGCGTAGCCGGTCGGCGAGGGTGTCGTACTCGTCGTGGGGGAGACCCATCTCCTCGCGCAGGTCGTGTCGTTGCTGGGCCAGGCCGTAGATCATGGCGGCGGCCTCGTCCTGCGCGTCCTCGGAGGCGTGCTGCTGGCTCCGCGTCCGTTCCATGATCGCGTCAAGCGCGCCGGTGATCCACTCCAACGCCGTCTCGGCGTGGCCGGATTCGGACAGC from Micromonospora profundi harbors:
- a CDS encoding AIPR family protein, encoding MMNPLQVRHVRESLMRQFEDCVDLSDIDDKAPPRHREQAFLSRALAAMAVQHLAGTGSMEAAAAVIDGFDDWGIDAVAVSKDAPHVWLVQAKWSDNGNATLDQASALKFKQGFDLLLREEYARFNKRFQALADEVDKAFAEGDVKITLVIALLGRPVLADAVDYVLHQACKETEPMTDVKVMGLVDFHDIVRSGVDGPKIDITARLDGCASVAEPFKAYYGTMYASEVASWYDDHGDRLFAKNIRTSLGVTAVNRSITETLVKRPDHFWYFNNGITVLCDSVRRTAKFANTAGGPGDFVLSGVSVVNGAQTVAAMHAAVKQAPEVAASGRVWVRLISLEDCPDGFATEVTQATNTQNQVKARDYAALDERQSKLRDDFALSLQKAYVYKRGDTDPAPDAGCSIVEAATALSCAHRNPELAMRAKQNQELLWEFGTNGSYRLLFGSQPSAYRVWRSVLLLRAVQAHLSEGARTREGRAVQVSEHGDLLIVHLVMQQLADEPFDDQNADWRPVLDRAVDLSEIALEWLIHHFDAEYPASSALVTFKHPQKCRQLVALVLESLRSGQPRPDLPAEYSPTPRETERKAAAVVVIVNSGRVADGAPVEFRPVTSPERKALLPWIDEDPRRGQATWVNDRRRPLLWAADGEQYSPTGLTMKMLKTAPGEPPKAVQGTTRWFVPGSGSLAQIAAEIRSTEID
- a CDS encoding nitroreductase family deazaflavin-dependent oxidoreductase, which encodes MTAQDQHETIEDSPVGWVASHIRRYVETDGADGGTFHGVPSLLLTTRGRRSGKLRRTALMYGRDGDDHVLVASNGGSARHPAWYLNLSADPRVDIQVGAERFAARARTATAEERVRLWPVMTEVFPTYARYEKETDREIPVVIIERTSTEQSTID
- a CDS encoding SEC-C domain-containing protein is translated as MSEPLTADRIEELGALGLESPDPAALAAELVSAVDEGRVADPDDTGYALLVAADILKQAGDLADALALATRAIAEQPDENAYARAVRGGLLLRLDREDEGLAELTELRPLLETNPDATYLIDELSESGHAETALEWITGALDAIMERTRSQQHASEDAQDEAAAMIYGLAQQRHDLREEMGLPHDEYDTLADRLRAASSHALEALDDGPATLLFWPEAEFTALLTRWPALVDSYPKTRDEHRAQIERALTEASGLAGADLGVVAGTVEGLAAFAGDDPIDEETLDGYADSLDEVGLTSWPPGRNDACWCGSGAKYKKCCLPRSRG